A window from bacterium encodes these proteins:
- a CDS encoding cytochrome c biogenesis protein ResB: protein MGVTLLAKIYRFLASIQLTIVLLVVIALAMMTGTAYEATAGTLLAQLDIYHSIWFDFLLGLLAVNLIACTVQRFPYRIGQIGWLMTHTGVLVVLIGAVISREYSIEGTIKLAEGESTRLLNRNSYQLEVQLSDGRSAVLPLRFETIPRSEDGRPKRIDLPFNKGRIELLRYLPSGVGKLTYVSDPTGVPLIDVTLEALGKEVDKQLWCGDGPDGEVMLPNGKKLLFAFVPRDKMDMSYLLEAPADYLLVATESDLSYLAVHAPQPILQPISLGQKLVLDSINTVTVRSLESFAVQMRNFVPAKSGEGEFALKFRIEDPTGGRSNAFWMKKNSELASNHNDVLFRLTSHTDELGFALRLNKVNQKYYPGNKIAAGISSEVTVNEGSASSFAYDIEMNAPLTYHGWKIYQYSVIPGPPKISVFTVSYDPGTTIVYAGCIVLMVGLTVVLFQTRQRKKLEE from the coding sequence ATGGGAGTAACATTGCTTGCCAAGATTTATCGCTTTCTTGCCTCGATCCAGTTGACGATTGTCCTGCTCGTCGTCATTGCGCTTGCGATGATGACCGGGACTGCGTATGAAGCAACGGCAGGAACTTTGCTGGCACAACTCGACATCTACCATAGCATCTGGTTTGACTTTCTGTTGGGTTTATTAGCAGTCAATCTCATCGCATGTACCGTACAACGGTTTCCCTATCGGATCGGGCAAATCGGGTGGTTGATGACTCATACCGGTGTACTTGTCGTGTTAATTGGTGCGGTTATCAGTCGGGAATACAGTATCGAGGGAACAATTAAGTTAGCGGAAGGCGAGTCAACAAGGCTACTCAACCGCAACTCTTATCAACTGGAAGTTCAGTTATCCGATGGTCGTTCGGCGGTGTTACCGCTTCGCTTTGAGACAATTCCGCGCTCAGAAGACGGACGACCGAAACGTATCGACCTCCCCTTCAATAAAGGCCGGATCGAACTACTCCGCTACCTCCCATCGGGAGTGGGAAAACTCACCTACGTCTCCGATCCAACCGGTGTACCGCTCATTGATGTAACGTTGGAAGCACTGGGAAAAGAAGTCGATAAGCAATTGTGGTGTGGCGATGGACCGGATGGCGAAGTCATGTTGCCGAATGGCAAAAAACTGCTGTTCGCCTTTGTTCCCCGCGATAAAATGGATATGTCCTATCTGCTGGAAGCGCCTGCAGATTATTTACTGGTTGCAACCGAATCCGATTTATCCTATCTCGCCGTCCATGCGCCACAGCCCATTCTGCAACCGATTTCGCTTGGACAGAAACTGGTACTTGACAGTATCAATACCGTTACGGTACGCTCCTTAGAGAGTTTTGCGGTGCAGATGAGGAATTTTGTCCCGGCAAAAAGCGGCGAAGGCGAGTTTGCATTAAAATTCCGAATCGAAGATCCTACGGGCGGGCGATCAAATGCATTCTGGATGAAGAAGAATTCGGAACTCGCTTCTAACCACAACGATGTTCTGTTTCGTTTGACTTCCCACACCGATGAATTGGGATTTGCACTACGTCTAAACAAAGTCAATCAGAAGTATTATCCCGGCAACAAAATCGCTGCAGGGATCTCGAGTGAGGTGACGGTGAATGAGGGATCGGCGAGTTCCTTCGCGTATGACATCGAAATGAACGCGCCGTTAACGTATCACGGTTGGAAAATCTACCAATACAGCGTGATACCCGGACCGCCGAAAATATCGGTGTTTACCGTATCCTACGACCCGGGAACCACCATTGTGTACGCCGGTTGTATCGTTTTAATGGTCGGTCTCACAGTGGTCTTATTCCAAACCCGACAGCGAAAGAAACTGGAAGAATAG